A window of Vigna unguiculata cultivar IT97K-499-35 chromosome 4, ASM411807v1, whole genome shotgun sequence contains these coding sequences:
- the LOC114181658 gene encoding probable endo-1,3(4)-beta-glucanase ARB_01444: protein MFKKLGRNIERKITKPFKNKPRPRPPPPPPPLPSSTPPPPPPPPPPSTPPSPPPSPPPPPKQPNVPFLFPEADSTILPDPSTFFAPNLLSSPLPTNSFFQNYVLQNGDTPEYIHPYLIKSSNSSLSLSYPSFTFNSSFIAQVFNPEITISSTDSKTTPGSHARHVISSFSDMSVTLDMPSSNLRFFLVRGSPFVTASVTCPTPLSITTMHAILSLSPNNSLTKHTLQLNNGQTWLIHTSSPISLNHTLSEITSGEFSGIIRIAVLPDSDPKYEVILNRFSSCYPVSGDAAFTNPFCVKYKWEKQGWGELLILAHPLHLPLLNDGECGVTILHDLKFRSIDGELVGVVGDSWLLKTDPVSVTWHSARGLKEEFHEEIFSVLSEDVEALNASGITTTSCYFYGKIIARAARLALIAEEVAFFDAILMIRDFLKEIIEPWLDGTFSGNGFLYDGKWGGIVTKQGSQDSGADFGFGVYNDHHYNLGYFLYGIAVLAKIDPVWGRKYKPQAYSLVADFMNLGRRSDSNYTRLRCFDLYKLHSWAGGLTEFADGRNQESTSEAVNAYYSAALMGLAYGDTQLIATGSTLAALEIHAAQMWWHMGEGHKNLYEEDFSKENKVVSVVWANKRDSGLWFAPAEWRECRLGIHVLPLSPITEALFSDVGYVKELVEWTVPNLNRKCVGEGWKGFIYALEGTYDKESALQKVRGLKVFDDGNSMSNLLWWIHSRGEVEEEFGQGKQCWFGHYCH from the coding sequence ATGTTTAAGAAACTTGGAAGAAACATcgaaagaaaaattacaaaaccCTTCAAAAATAAACCACGACCAAGaccaccacctccacctccaccacTTCCCTCATCTACACCACCACCTCCACCGCCCCCTCCGCCGCCATCTACGCCGCCATCTCCGCCACCATCTCCTCCGCCACCTCCTAAGCAACCAAATGTTCCATTTCTCTTCCCTGAAGCTGACTCCACAATTCTCCCTGACCCTTCAACTTTTTTTGCTCCAAACCTTCTTTCTTCTCCGCTCCCTACAAACTCTTTCTTCCAAAACTATGTTCTTCAGAATGGAGACACACCTGAATACATTCACCCTTACCTCATCAAATCCTCAAACTCCTCTCTTTCCCTCTCCTACCCTTCTTTCACCTTCAACTCTTCTTTCATAGCGCAGGTTTTCAACCCTGAAATCACCATCTCCTCCACTGACAGCAAAACCACGCCAGGCTCACACGCCAGGCACGTGATCTCTTCCTTCAGTGATATGAGTGTTACCTTGGACATGCCCTCTTCAAACCTCAGGTTCTTTCTTGTCAGGGGAAGCCCTTTTGTGACAGCATCAGTGACATGTCCCACACCGCTTTCCATCACCACCATGCATGCCATTCTTTCTCTTTCACCCAATAACTCCCTCACCAAACACACCTTGCAGCTCAACAATGGCCAAACATGGCTCATTCACACTTCCTCCCCCATCAGTTTAAACCATACCCTTTCTGAGATTACTTCTGGCGAGTTTTCTGGCATAATTAGGATAGCAGTGTTGCCTGATTCCGACCCTAAGTACGAGGTAATCCTCAATAGGTTCAGCTCTTGTTATCCTGTCTCTGGGGATGCAGCATTCACAAATCCATTCTGTGTGAAGTATAAATGGGAAAAACAAGGGTGGGGGGAGTTGTTAATACTAGCTCACCCTCTTCACCTTCCGCTTTTGAATGATGGTGAATGTGGTGTTACAATTCTGCATGATTTGAAATTTAGAAGTATTGATGGAGAGCTTGTTGGTGTTGTTGGAGACTCCTGGTTGCTGAAAACCGATCCGGTTTCAGTTACCTGGCATTCCGCAAGAGGTTTAAAAGAGGAATTTCACGAAGAGATTTTTTCAGTGCTTTCTGAAGATGTGGAAGCTTTGAATGCGTCGGGAATAACAACAACATCATGCTACTTTTATGGGAAGATTATAGCAAGGGCAGCAAGGTTGGCATTGATAGCGGAAGAGGTGGCTTTTTTCGATGCCATACTTATGATTAGGGATTTCTTGAAGGAGATCATTGAGCCATGGTTAGATGGAACTTTCAGCGGAAATGGTTTTCTCTATGATGGGAAATGGGGAGGGATTGTTACTAAACAAGGGTCTCAAGATTCAGGAGCAGATTTTGGGTTTGGTGTTTATAATGATCATCATTACAATTTGGGGTATTTTCTTTATGGAATTGCGGTGCTTGCAAAGATTGATCCAGTTTGGGGAAGGAAGTACAAGCCTCAAGCATATTCACTTGTGGCCGATTTCATGAACCTGGGAAGAAGATCAGACTCTAATTACACTCGTTTGAGGTGCTTTGATCTGTATAAACTGCACTCTTGGGCAGGAGGGTTAACTGAATTTGCAGATGGAAGAAATCAGGAGAGTACTAGTGAAGCTGTGAATGCATATTATTCTGCGGCATTGATGGGTCTAGCATATGGTGACACTCAACTCATAGCCACTGGATCAACACTTGCAGCATTGGAGATTCATGCAGCTCAAATGTGGTGGCATATGGGAGAGGGACATAAAAATTTGTACGAGGAAGATTTTAGCAAAGAGAACAAGGTGGTAAGTGTTGTGTGGGCTAACAAGAGAGATAGTGGACTATGGTTTGCACCTGCTGAGTGGAGAGAGTGCAGGCTTGGTATTCATGTTTTGCCACTGTCTCCTATTACCGAGGCATTGTTCTCAGATGTTGGTTATGTGAAGGAACTTGTGGAGTGGACAGTGCCGAATTTGAACAGAAAATGTGTTGGAGAAGGGTGGAAGGGGTTTATCTATGCCTTGGAAGGAACTTATGATAAAGAAAGTGCATTACAAAAGGTAAGAGGCTTGAAAGTGTTTGATGATGGAAACTCAATGTCTAATCTGCTGTGGTGGATTCATAGCAGGGGTGAGGTGGAGGAGGAATTTGGTCAGGGAAAACAATGCTGGTTTGGCCATTACTGCCACTGA